Part of the Alligator mississippiensis isolate rAllMis1 unplaced genomic scaffold, rAllMis1 scaffold_155, whole genome shotgun sequence genome is shown below.
GTTTGAATTTACTCGATTTCCTGCAGAAAGTGGGGTCAAGAGGTCTCAGACTGTAGACACACTcttcaggcaggcagcagggggttggtTCTTAATGGCACTTTGGAGATGCCTAAAtgcccttttgaaatgtatcTCTCAAATAAGGGAATTTGGTTTTCTTTCCCTATTAGGGTCCAAGCTTCCAAGTTTCCCTAAGATTATCCTGGCAATTAAATATTATACCTTGCACAGATAGTAGGAACAGTTTGGAGTTAAATAATGTTGCATCTAAAACCTTAAGTTTCTGCTCTTATTTTTGCTCTTTTAAGAAAGGATTTAGCCATTAAAATGCCTTGTACAGTCTTGGATATTTTACATTAATACATTTGGGAAGTGGTGTTCCTCACCAATGGCTTTATGGCTAACAGCCTCTATTATAATACACTACAACCAGAATGAAGTATGCTAAACAGAGTCAATTTAAGGCAAGAGCCCTTAATTTGGATCGTTATAGTTGCTATTAAATAACAATAAGATTATAAACTCTAGGATTGCTTTGCCGGTTATTTCTTGACTGAAGCATGAGATTTTCCTGGCGCTCTGCTTAATATCCAGCTAAACCTGTGTTGCAAATATTCATAAGGAGAGATTGGTGAGGGTTGTAAAAGAAGGCTTTTCATCATTACATAGATAGTGGGCATATATAAAATCCTGATACCTTAAGGAGCAGAGGTTGTTTAAAAACCCTAATAGAACGAACTGTTCTCTGTTAGAATAATTCACCATACAACTTCCTGAAATTGTTTATAATCAAGGGTCATTTCTCACATTTGGTTGTTTTGTCAATACACAGTAAAGAAAATAAGCTTAAAAACTATCATTTCCTAAAGTGTGAGCATTTCAAAGCAGATATCCCTGCACATGTCACTTCTTAACATTATTGTTATAGACCTGTATGTAGGATTTGATGGGCATCCTGGGTGAGCAAGTCCAACCTCCTACTGTCAGGCAATTATGTAATATATTTTCTCTCATAAACTGAGAACTCATCTTAAAACAAGTTAggtgttttttccccatttctcctATTGGAAGACCGTTCCAGAACTTCACTCCTTGGACAGTTAGAAACCATCGGTCTAAATTTACTTTTGTCCAGtttatatccatttgttcttTTGCCAGTATTGTCTTTCAGCTTAAACAGTTTTTCTCAATCTCCAGAGTTTACTTTCCTCCCTGATGTATGTGCAGAGAGTAGTCGCATCATCTCTCAATCTTTTTTTGGCTACAGTGAACAAGTCAAGCTTTTTTAGGCTCCTCTAATATAATAGGTTTGCTATTCTTCTCTGCACCCTAGGTGGTCATACAGAGTATTTCAGTAAATGGCATGAGTTACAAGGTGGCAATGGTGAGAGTAGCTGCCTATAGTGTGAAGAGAGAGAATCCAAAAGGAAATGACTAGTTGCTGTACCTCTATCCAACAAACTTGAGCTAATAACTTTGAGTCCATAACATTTGTTTTCCTCCCGATACAGGCAGAATTCTTTATTAACTGGTATTTAATATGGCGTTTGCTGGAAAACATTGGCAGTAACTGGGTAGCGTTTCTACACTATTATATGCGCCCCTAGTTCTTTGTGGGCAGGATTCAAAAGCTTTCCTGAGAAACAGTGTCAGCTATAGTTTTCCCAACTTCCAAATCTTTCTTCCTACTGCAAATAAATAATTGTTTTCTCCTCTAtttccctgtcctgccctgctgtctTGCCTGGACAGCAGGCTGGAATGAAAATGTTTAGAAATGAAATGTCTGCTGTTTCTTTCCTATCTAATGGTTTCttcactccttccttcccccacatctTCAACTCCAAATGAGGTTGGCACACTCAGTGAGAACTGAATAGTCTGTCTTGTTTCTTGCCAACTGAGCTGGCTTCCTTATGCTGGCAGTTCATTGAAATAAGACCTTTAAAGTCTTAAAAGGGATGCCCTACTTAAAATTCagatggagtaaataactctcTGAAATCAATCTTTGCGTcttacagatttttttcttcaatgctgtaatggtttttttcccctccatggaACAAACCAAGTTTTGTTGAAGTTAATATTTTATCCCTCTGTATTTCGGTGTCagcatttgcttttttatttgtgTGCCCATTTTGTGTCAGGATTATGTATTTGCTGCTTTTTACTCCATTTCCCCTCTGAAGTTGTGGCGCTAAGTTGGCTCTCTGCTTTTTGGCCAAGTCtggttttatatataaaaaaaaaaaaccaaaaaacctcaGCAGCAATTAGCAAATGAGAATCAGGCCATGTTAGCTAAGTTTAAAGTGTTCCCCTAATAGCCCTTCCCCCACAAGGCTTGCCATCAATTCTTCACTTTTTCTGAAGCTCATCCATGCTTACACAGTTATTGTTAAACAGTGACAGGAGTCAACATTAGGAAAGGGATTGGGATGCAAGTTTCAAGGCGCTGTGAATCATGAAAAaagttggtttttgttttgttttttaaaggccaCTTTCCCATGAATTGTTCTATTAGCTCAACAGGCCTAACTTGGCCAAATACCAACTTGGGTGATTATATTCTGGTTGCTTAAATCCCCCCTTTTCTGTATTAACCTCGATTTGATCCCTCATCCTCTTTTGTTTTATAGAAATGGAGCAGTGTGAGCAACCCACTCTTCCTTCCATTGATCCCACCACAGTCTCAAGGCTTCACAGCTATAGTGTTGACTTACGACCGGGTGGAGAGTCTCTTCCGAGTCATCACTGAAGTGTCCAAGGTGCCCAGTCTATCCAAGTTGCTGGTTGTCTGGAACAACCAGAATAAGAATCCACCGGAAGGTAAGATCCATCATTCAACACGAATGTTGGAAGGTGGGTAGTATATGTTGGCATGGTGGTGGCATTTCACTTGCTCTACACCTGGTGCAAAATAATCTCTTTTCTGTGaacttttaaatatgttttaaagctatttcatataattatatttttaaccaaaaaacTGTGACTTgtctgtgacttttttttaaagtagcaaagtaaaaaaaaaaaaatgccaaggtTTGCATAATGAAATAGAAAATTGTGCTTGTGTCCTTACTATCAGCCTTTTACTCAAAAGCGTACCACATGCAGTTTCACAGAGTGGAGGAGTTTTTCTAATAACTGTAAAACACTGAACAAGCGTCATTAACACATTTTGAAGGTGGAGAAAAACAGGTTTGATGTGTTTGCACTCATTCATCCTCTCTTATTAGACACTGCTCATTACAGTGAACAGCTCATGCCACTAAGCTGTTTGTTCTTGGTAAACATAGAACAAATTTGGTTTGATGCAGCAACATATCTGAAATATGTTGTGGTTATAAAATAAGCATGTTTTGACTGATTAAATGAAAATTTGAGGCGTTTTGGATGTCCTGAAAGAGATTATTAGGACACTTGAATGTCTTGAGAAAACTCTGGGACTGTCCCAATAAGAAGATGTAAAGTctctttatttaaatttttttttatttaaaacacacatGCTTCTATATATACCATTGATGAGCTAGCCTTATGAAGTCTAGAGGATTTTTGAAACTGAGTGTTGTTTTTTAATTCATGGGTTTGTAAAATTAATGTGTGCCTGTGAATCCTTTTTAGATAGTTTAAAACCATAGTGCTTTTTCAGGGGAGATTCAGTTCCAAAAGGATATTAAACAGAAGCTTGTTCACAGGATTGGAGAGAGAATAACCATGTGCTTCTAAAAGCAGGACAGCCCCAAATGGGGTATCTTTCCTTATCTAGTATTTAGTATCTTTCTATTTTCCGCCTCCTGTTTTCTTGCAAAGTCTTGTTTTCCATTCATTGCTCCACTGGATTATTTGTTCTATTTTTCTCAGCCTCAACTGATGTGTGAAATCCCTGGTGTAGAACTCTGAATTAAGCTTTCTGATTTCCATTGTCTGAGGCCATGTCTATGGGTGCTTTGCTAGCAAAGTTATACTGAGGTACCGTATATGCAAAGTACTTTGAATGTGGATGTTGCTTTTATTAGCAAAATATTGTTTTGTATATAGCTTGATACAAGCTATGATACAAAGCAACTCATATAAATAAATTAGATAAAACGTGAAACTGAATTAATCATCACATGGCTTATTTAAGATCCTGTTGCATTTTTGCAAAACTCAGGCTTTGTTGGGACccattatttattctggagacTTGTTCTAGTTTAAATTGTATTAAACATACATATCTTGTCTCAAACTGTTGTGTAGTACTTCTTTGCTAAACACCCATACTATGGCTGTAGAGCAGTGATAACTGAAACGATTCTTGCATCTAGGTGTGCATGATagtattttttaatctttcaagATGGAAAGCATTGCACAGAAGCTTGGACAAGCTGATTGGGTTGtataagaggatttttttttttattgaaggcATATTTGAAATGCAAAACTGAGCTAATTCTTCAATGCCATTAACTTTACAGAGACATCCAGTGCATACCACTGAAACTATTTGACCCAAATAGATTGTTTCCATATAATCCTTCATCTAAGATTTACAGGAAAAATTGAAACAAGCAACTAATTTGAACAATTTTTTCTATTAATAATTCATCTTTAGTAATCTTAGAGCTGAACATTTATTTTGCATGCATATTCATGTTCTCTCCCTGAATTTTGCTCAGATATTGTTGAATCATAAGTCGTTGTTCCAAAAGCTTTGGGTCTTTTGCCTCCCAGTAATAGATCTGTGTCCCATTTAAGAGCCTTGGCTGCTGTATGCTTATGTTATATCTAGGGTTGTACTGCAGAAGAAATGTGTTTGTTTCTTCTGTTGCTCTTAGTTCTCCCCCTACATCTATTTATTTTTCATGCTTTGATAACTCATGTAATCTCCTGGACTGCAGCCCAGGAGAGGGCAGTTTgattaaattaatttgttttaattcagACCCATGCAGTGTGTTCCACCTGGCTATTTGTTGGAGCAGCAGGCCTTGGCTCTACTTAGTCTCTCATTCAGTCTGCCTGTTAGTGATCCTAATCCTTGGACTTCAAAGCTTCTTCCATTTATAGCCTAGTAAAGCCAGGAAGTTTCTGATGGATTAGGACAAGGAATGAGTTTGAAGTTTGTAATGTGCACCACTGGCACCGATAAGGTCTAGTTTATTACCCTACGGTAGTATCTGCACTTTTATGGCTATTCTCTTTTAATTGGTTATAGTAAAGCTGAGACATTTAACCTACTAGAGCATCAAATGCAGTATTTCCTGGTCATTACCGTATAGGGGACATATTTCTATCTGCTGTACGAAGGCAAATCAGAGGTCCTGCTATCAAAGCCAGTAATACTTTTTTTGATGTGCATAAATTACATTTGGGGGAAGGACATCACCGTAATTTTCCTTTGTGATGTACTGTAAATTTAGATTTCAACCACTGCCAGCTCAAGACTAATTGTATAAATAAAAACTGtatcaaatattttttcttcctagTCAGTTTGACAGTGGATTCTATAActatgggttttatttgtgtagaACAGTATGTGCAGAAAACAAAGGGAAGGAAAATATACTGTGTTCTCTCCCTCTAGGAAAGGAAAGGTTCATATtaaacacaaatttaaaaaaccctcttGATACTTGTTAATGGATGTATAGCTGTCTGAAATGAGACTTTTATGTAATCAAAACCAACATCCTGAtcaatgcagaaaaaaagcatttCACAAAATCAAAGGTGCTGGTACCTTTGAGGCATTACCCCATGCCTGGTAAAGGCATTACCCCATGCCTGCTTAAAAACTCCCCAGCCCCAAAATGTAAAATCTAACCTGTCAGTCTCCTGCTTATTAAAACTTCGGTAAAAAGATAAGCTTTGCAGTGTAGCCAGTAAATCAACCAGTGTAGACTCTGTCAGACCAGGAGTGAAGGAGAATCCAAGTCAAAGACCCTTCATCAAGATTGCTTGCTCTCTCCTTTGACATAAGAAGCTACGGCTAATCTCAATTGTTGTAGTGCGATACAAAAGTGGACTGGTTTTTAGAtattatagaatcatataaaagtaggactggaaaggacctcaaaatGTCATCTAGTGCAagaccctgctcaaggcagaatcatccctgttcttaaaaaaaattaagactagTCTAAAAATTAAAACTTCCCTAAGTAGCCCATTTTCATGTTTAACTGCCCTCATCATTACCCTCaaacatccaacctaaatttcctttgttctctcccctgcacccagacCAAATAGTTATCATCCTTTTTATAACTGCTCTTCAGGTATGTGAAAAATCAAATCCCCTTTGTGTTCTGTCCTCCAGGCTAAAAAAATCCTACTTCTTCCACCATTTTTGGTCAAGTCTCATTTCCGAaacctctaattatttttgttgctctcctttaGATCCTTTCTAAAAGTTTGTCCATgtgtttcttgaagtgtggtgcacaAAAGTGAATTTATTTTTCCAGGGAACTCCACTCTCAgactgaatagagtagaagaatcacttttgACTTTCAAGTGACAgtcctattaatacaacccacTATAAtactggctttttttgcaacaagggcacactgttggctcatattcagcctttGGTAAACTGTAAACatcagctccttttctgcagtactgtaaTGTAGCCAGGTGTTTCCCAAGTGTGTATTTGTACATGTGATTGCAAAGTCCTTAACTTAGGATGGAACACTTGTCCTCACTGAATTTCGTTTaattgatttcagaccatttttccatAAATAGCATAAATTTGTTATCTTTGCATTTAATATCATCCCTCAAATCATTATTTAAGGTATTAAACAATACCAGGTCCGTGACAGGCTCCTGAGAAATCCCATTTGATATGACCTCTCAATtatacattgagccattgatgactgttCTTTGAGCAAAATTGATCCCAATCAGTTACATATccatcttacagtactttcatctatatcagtggttcttaaccttttaagactcaaggcacTGGTAGTTAGACTCAGGGCACCTGTTGGACAATGCCggctcttatttttcactcatttttcattacaaaaaaataatagagtaattcttctgttgcaaagaactcatggAGATATCAacaagtcagaatggttttaacactgaaTGGAttcgtatttgaaatctctaagtTTGTCTTGTGgatcatgtttgcacacataacagtgctaacactgtgtggcaacCCATGGTACTCTTGAAAGGAACTTGAGCCATCCCAGGATACTGTGGcagtctggttgagaatcactgatctggaTTGTCTTTCCTTAATTtgctaatgagaatgtcatgggaaacAGTGTTGAAAGCCTTGGTAAAGTCGAGGCATATCATATCCACAAAGTCCTTCAGCTTGCTGTataaggaaatcaggttggtcaagcatgagtTGCTTTTGATGGATTTATGTTGGCTGTTCCCGAACACCCTTGAGTAATAAAAGGTAGGAACACAGGCAGGCCCTGGATTTGATCAGCTCACCAGGTCCCAT
Proteins encoded:
- the LOC132247166 gene encoding exostosin-2-like, whose amino-acid sequence is MHFVLSLQARWFWEAYFRSVKAIALATLQIINDRIYPYAAISYEEWNDPPAIKWSSVSNPLFLPLIPPQSQGFTAIVLTYDRVESLFRVITEVSKVPSLSKLLVVWNNQNKNPPEGKIHHSTRMLEGG